A single genomic interval of Saccharothrix saharensis harbors:
- a CDS encoding LmbU family transcriptional regulator, with amino-acid sequence MLATVSGLAFPRDLTFDAWQQAGLRVARIANSSAWYLGDWLVYGKEKYRDRYRQAIDLVGLDYQTLRNYAWVARKVEYPRRRKDLSFQHHAEVAPLPPADQSRWLDLAERHGWTRSRLRQAVRGGLGSATDDEQRALPRLSVPSARVEVWRKAAAEADVEFGVWVVRALDRAAGTVLDAR; translated from the coding sequence GTGCTGGCCACCGTCAGCGGGCTCGCCTTCCCCCGCGACCTGACGTTCGACGCCTGGCAGCAGGCGGGGCTCCGGGTCGCCCGCATCGCCAACTCCTCCGCCTGGTACCTGGGCGACTGGCTCGTCTACGGCAAGGAGAAGTACCGCGACCGCTACCGGCAGGCGATCGACCTGGTCGGGCTGGACTACCAGACCCTGCGCAACTACGCGTGGGTCGCCCGCAAGGTGGAGTACCCGCGACGCCGGAAGGACCTGAGCTTCCAGCACCACGCCGAGGTCGCGCCCCTGCCCCCGGCCGACCAGAGCCGTTGGCTCGACCTCGCCGAACGGCACGGATGGACCCGCAGCCGGTTGCGGCAGGCGGTGCGCGGCGGGCTCGGGAGTGCGACCGATGACGAGCAGCGCGCGCTGCCCCGGTTGAGCGTGCCGAGCGCGCGGGTCGAGGTCTGGCGCAAGGCGGCCGCCGAAGCGGACGTCGAGTTCGGCGTCTGGGTCGTGAGGGCGTTGGACCGAGCGGCTGGGACGGTCCTCGACGCGAGGTGA
- a CDS encoding ATP-binding protein, which yields MTTGRGGYPQGEATALIGRDALIADVVAFIEGQGHKRVLTLLGPGGVGKTSLAEEAARRVRDDPAVGGAARRDVALAYLAELKAPDEDRLHHLVLRALEITDQGVDRPLPVIVDHLRRREQAGRRTLLVLDNCDHLLDDVVDLVERLLDELPDLRVLLTSRETLELAKELVVAVPPLALEPSECTGGADYRDQSDGPLSDAERLLVQCLNDRGMRLTPDDDWETLRRLVAWTDGIPLVLIFVAVRLLGGMAPREVLERLDKGRLLHARAGGRRSRRQGLKTHHPSLTAMMDDSWRSLTPQQAALAARISVFADGFTVGDVEAVCADPEVVPNGDEPGGAVRVHRAEVADLVNDLIQKSLIKRHGPGKLGQLNPVREYAEARLVDRGEPESVRTRHARHFRDLAKHYADTWYGPREVELLRRANDQIANFLAAMDWCAETASDQARTGLEIVFHLARLRLPFFFARLGEWCDRFAGFLDLVPVEPTPERIGSSALLGWIKLCQGLPEQAEIHLRHCRELVAMTDTPADDVAPVVFLEGAWLMEGTGTPDCIQVLGRAVDLFARSGPEFDGDRGNSLLMWALGAGFWGDDATGTRIAQRCLDDARAAGAEWAISWAQWARGLAPLMHGRPVEAVQWFRAGLETQIDLRERWGSTWGSEACFWALAAIAGRLEAGNAETGAREVAEAAAILMGGALAIQRDTHVNVIGLVPFRRERDRAHATLERVLGRDRFRECFDKGAAMPAVEVHHLALTAHIVAGDTLRRREERYANASWSTLTPRQRKIADLVSQGLTNQQVAGKVHSSRGAVEQQLTVIYRTLGVTDRTALTDWIERMHDGASTPATAGSDGRSPGR from the coding sequence GTGACGACGGGTCGAGGTGGGTATCCGCAGGGGGAAGCGACGGCGCTGATCGGGCGGGACGCGCTGATCGCGGACGTGGTGGCCTTCATCGAGGGGCAGGGCCACAAGAGGGTCCTGACGCTGCTGGGCCCGGGCGGTGTGGGCAAGACCAGCCTGGCCGAGGAGGCCGCGCGGCGCGTGCGGGATGACCCGGCGGTGGGCGGCGCGGCGCGGCGTGACGTCGCCCTCGCCTACCTGGCCGAGCTGAAGGCACCCGACGAGGACCGGCTGCACCACCTCGTCCTGCGGGCGTTGGAGATCACCGACCAGGGCGTCGACCGGCCGCTGCCGGTGATCGTGGACCACCTGCGCCGGCGTGAGCAGGCGGGCCGCCGGACGCTGCTGGTGCTGGACAACTGCGACCACCTGCTCGACGACGTCGTGGACCTCGTCGAACGGCTGCTCGACGAGCTGCCCGACCTGCGGGTGCTGCTGACCAGCCGGGAAACGCTGGAACTGGCCAAGGAGCTGGTGGTCGCGGTGCCGCCGCTGGCGCTGGAGCCCTCCGAGTGCACCGGTGGTGCCGACTACCGGGACCAGTCGGACGGGCCGCTCAGCGACGCCGAGCGACTGCTGGTGCAGTGCCTCAACGACCGGGGCATGCGGCTGACCCCGGACGACGACTGGGAAACTCTGCGCCGGTTGGTGGCGTGGACCGACGGCATCCCCCTGGTGCTGATCTTCGTCGCGGTTCGGCTGCTGGGCGGCATGGCCCCGCGCGAGGTGCTGGAGCGCCTGGACAAGGGCAGGTTGCTGCACGCGCGGGCCGGTGGCCGCCGCAGCCGCCGGCAGGGGCTCAAGACGCACCACCCGTCGCTGACCGCGATGATGGACGACAGCTGGCGCTCGTTGACCCCTCAGCAGGCCGCCCTGGCCGCTCGCATCAGCGTGTTCGCCGACGGCTTCACGGTCGGCGACGTCGAGGCGGTGTGCGCCGACCCGGAGGTCGTCCCGAACGGTGACGAGCCCGGCGGTGCCGTGCGCGTGCACCGCGCGGAGGTCGCCGACCTGGTCAACGACCTGATCCAGAAGTCGCTGATCAAGCGGCACGGTCCGGGCAAGCTCGGCCAGCTCAACCCGGTGCGCGAGTACGCCGAGGCGCGCCTGGTCGACCGCGGCGAACCGGAGTCGGTGCGCACCCGCCACGCCCGGCACTTCCGCGACCTGGCCAAGCACTACGCCGACACCTGGTACGGACCGCGGGAGGTCGAGCTGCTGCGGCGGGCGAACGACCAGATCGCCAACTTCCTCGCCGCGATGGACTGGTGCGCCGAGACCGCGAGCGACCAGGCCCGCACCGGCCTCGAGATCGTCTTCCACCTGGCCAGGTTGCGCCTGCCGTTCTTCTTCGCGCGGCTGGGCGAGTGGTGCGACCGGTTCGCCGGGTTCCTCGACCTCGTGCCGGTCGAACCCACGCCCGAGCGCATCGGTTCCTCGGCGTTGCTGGGCTGGATCAAGCTGTGCCAGGGGCTGCCCGAGCAGGCCGAGATCCACCTGCGCCACTGCCGCGAGCTGGTGGCGATGACCGACACGCCCGCCGACGACGTCGCCCCGGTGGTGTTCCTGGAAGGCGCCTGGCTGATGGAGGGCACGGGCACGCCCGACTGCATCCAGGTCCTCGGGCGCGCGGTGGACCTGTTCGCGCGGTCGGGCCCGGAGTTCGACGGCGACCGGGGCAACTCCCTGCTGATGTGGGCGCTGGGCGCCGGGTTCTGGGGCGACGACGCCACCGGGACCCGCATCGCGCAGCGCTGCCTGGACGACGCCCGGGCCGCCGGAGCCGAGTGGGCGATCAGCTGGGCGCAGTGGGCCAGGGGCTTGGCGCCGTTGATGCACGGGCGCCCGGTGGAGGCCGTCCAGTGGTTCCGCGCCGGTCTGGAGACGCAGATCGACCTGCGCGAGCGGTGGGGCTCGACCTGGGGCAGCGAGGCGTGCTTCTGGGCGCTGGCCGCCATCGCCGGGCGGCTGGAGGCGGGCAACGCCGAGACCGGCGCCCGTGAGGTGGCCGAAGCCGCCGCGATCCTGATGGGCGGCGCGCTGGCCATCCAGCGCGACACCCACGTCAACGTGATCGGCCTGGTCCCGTTCCGCCGGGAACGCGACCGCGCCCACGCCACCCTGGAACGGGTGCTGGGCCGGGATCGCTTCCGGGAGTGCTTCGACAAGGGCGCGGCCATGCCCGCCGTCGAGGTGCACCACCTGGCGCTCACCGCGCACATCGTCGCGGGCGACACGCTGAGACGACGCGAGGAGCGTTACGCCAACGCCTCCTGGAGCACGTTGACGCCGCGGCAGCGGAAGATCGCGGACCTGGTGTCCCAGGGGCTGACCAACCAGCAGGTCGCCGGGAAGGTGCACAGCTCGCGCGGTGCCGTCGAACAGCAGTTGACCGTCATCTACCGCACCCTGGGCGTCACCGACCGCACCGCCCTGACCGACTGGATCGAGCGGATGCACGACGGCGCGTCCACGCCGGCGACCGCGGGGTCGGACGGGCGGTCACCCGGCCGGTGA
- a CDS encoding cytochrome P450, with translation MIHERTAELREACPVARSEAYGGFFVVTRAREIDAVAKADDTFSSAVEGLGATMVLPALNRVTAPLFESDRPAHTVWRRAMQPFFTPAAAAGLEPAVRRLAREVLDGLAPRGRADLVADFAAVVSSLVTVTLLGVPEVRRAEIAALTRQLFGAADAEQAGAAGGRLAEVLAGLVRERRGAPVRDVFGAVVNAAVDGVPATDDELLKHGFLMLAAGTLTASDTIANTAYVLASDASLRARVTADRSLLGAVVEESVRHESAVAATGRTVRHGTRLAGADLQAGDRLLLLWGSANRDRAVFEDGDRFRLDRPHPTRHLGWGAGAHHCLGKHLARLQVRVVLDELLDALGDFAVEPGFVPRRTFGVLRGLTALPVRWTVDDGLVASPAG, from the coding sequence GTGATCCACGAGCGGACCGCCGAGCTGCGCGAGGCGTGCCCGGTGGCGCGCAGCGAGGCCTACGGCGGCTTCTTCGTGGTGACGAGGGCCCGGGAGATCGACGCGGTGGCCAAGGCCGACGACACGTTCTCCTCGGCGGTCGAGGGGTTGGGCGCCACGATGGTGCTGCCGGCGTTGAACAGGGTGACGGCGCCGCTGTTCGAGTCGGACCGGCCCGCCCACACCGTCTGGCGGCGCGCGATGCAGCCGTTCTTCACCCCGGCCGCGGCGGCCGGTCTCGAGCCCGCCGTCCGGCGCCTGGCCCGCGAGGTGCTGGACGGGCTGGCGCCGCGCGGGCGCGCGGACCTCGTGGCCGACTTCGCGGCGGTCGTGTCGTCTTTGGTCACCGTGACGCTGCTGGGTGTGCCGGAGGTCCGCCGCGCGGAGATCGCGGCGTTGACCCGGCAGCTGTTCGGTGCCGCCGACGCCGAGCAGGCGGGTGCGGCGGGCGGGCGGTTGGCCGAGGTGCTGGCCGGGTTGGTGCGCGAGCGGCGCGGCGCGCCGGTGCGCGACGTGTTCGGCGCGGTGGTCAACGCCGCCGTGGACGGGGTGCCGGCGACCGACGACGAACTGCTCAAGCACGGGTTCCTGATGCTCGCGGCGGGCACCTTGACCGCGTCCGACACGATCGCCAACACGGCCTACGTGCTGGCTTCCGACGCGAGCCTGCGGGCTCGGGTGACGGCCGACCGGTCGTTGCTGGGCGCGGTGGTGGAGGAGAGCGTCCGGCACGAGTCGGCGGTCGCGGCCACCGGGCGCACCGTGCGCCACGGCACCCGGTTGGCCGGTGCGGACCTCCAGGCGGGGGACCGGTTGTTGCTGCTGTGGGGCAGCGCGAACCGCGACCGGGCGGTGTTCGAGGACGGGGACCGGTTCCGCCTCGACCGCCCCCATCCCACCCGGCACCTCGGGTGGGGCGCGGGGGCGCACCACTGCCTGGGCAAGCACCTGGCCCGGTTGCAGGTCCGCGTGGTCCTCGACGAGCTGCTGGACGCCCTCGGCGACTTCGCGGTCGAGCCCGGCTTCGTGCCCCGACGCACCTTCGGCGTGCTGCGCGGCCTGACCGCCTTGCCCGTGCGGTGGACGGTGGACGACGGCCTCGTGGCGTCACCGGCCGGGTGA
- a CDS encoding FAD-binding oxidoreductase has protein sequence MDRDGRPLADAIRAGFGGELLEPDDAGYDRARVVWNAVADRRPAVIARCRGVADVLHALAVAREFGVEVAVRGGGHDVAGNGVSEGGVVLDLSPMKGVRVDPVRRVARAQAGLTWAELDRETQAFGLATTGGQCSGTGVAGVTLGGGMGWLMRKHGLTVDNLLSVDVVTPDGRLLTASEHDNSELFWGLRGGGGNFGVATEFEFRLHPVREVTAGLLVHPGDRLADVLAFYRDYAATEPDSVTSTVIALTAPVMAGLPESLHGKPAVAIGVCHSGPPEDAEQALRPLREFGPPAADLIAQMPYTTLQSMFDGMPAGDYGYRQSIRSGYLTELTDDAIAALVHHAGTAVSPLCLVELLHLEGAVARVPEDGTAFPGRDARFFCMFQSTWSDPADTAHTAWTRAAWNAFAHFTDGRTHPNFLDADEPAHRVTDAYGPPKTARLAALKRRYDPTNFLHLNKNIRP, from the coding sequence GTGGACCGGGACGGACGGCCGCTGGCCGACGCCATTCGCGCCGGATTCGGCGGCGAGCTGCTGGAGCCGGACGACGCCGGGTACGACCGGGCGCGCGTGGTGTGGAACGCCGTGGCGGACCGGCGTCCCGCGGTGATCGCCCGCTGCCGCGGGGTGGCCGACGTCCTGCACGCGCTGGCGGTGGCGCGGGAGTTCGGTGTCGAGGTCGCGGTGCGCGGCGGTGGCCACGACGTGGCGGGCAACGGCGTGAGCGAGGGCGGCGTCGTGCTCGACCTGTCGCCGATGAAGGGCGTCCGGGTCGATCCCGTGCGGCGCGTCGCCCGCGCCCAGGCCGGGCTCACCTGGGCCGAGCTCGACCGGGAGACGCAGGCGTTCGGCTTGGCCACGACCGGTGGGCAGTGCTCCGGCACGGGGGTCGCCGGCGTCACCCTCGGCGGCGGCATGGGTTGGCTCATGCGCAAGCACGGGCTCACCGTCGACAACCTGCTCTCCGTCGACGTCGTGACGCCCGACGGACGGCTGCTCACCGCGAGCGAACACGACAACAGCGAGCTGTTCTGGGGCCTGCGCGGAGGCGGCGGCAACTTCGGCGTCGCCACCGAGTTCGAGTTCCGCCTGCACCCGGTCCGCGAGGTCACGGCCGGACTGCTGGTCCATCCCGGCGACCGGCTGGCCGACGTCCTCGCCTTCTACCGCGACTACGCCGCGACCGAACCCGACTCCGTCACCTCGACCGTCATCGCCCTGACCGCGCCGGTGATGGCCGGCCTGCCCGAATCACTGCACGGCAAGCCGGCGGTCGCCATCGGCGTGTGCCACAGCGGTCCACCCGAGGACGCCGAACAGGCCCTGCGCCCGCTGCGCGAGTTCGGCCCACCGGCGGCCGACCTCATCGCGCAGATGCCCTACACGACGCTGCAGAGCATGTTCGACGGCATGCCCGCCGGCGACTACGGCTACCGCCAGAGCATCCGCTCCGGCTACCTCACCGAGCTGACCGACGACGCCATCGCCGCCCTGGTCCACCACGCCGGCACCGCCGTGTCGCCCCTGTGCCTGGTCGAACTGCTGCACCTCGAAGGCGCCGTCGCCCGGGTGCCGGAGGACGGCACCGCGTTCCCCGGCCGCGACGCGCGCTTCTTCTGCATGTTCCAGTCCACCTGGAGCGACCCCGCCGACACCGCCCACACCGCCTGGACCCGGGCAGCCTGGAACGCCTTCGCCCACTTCACCGACGGCCGCACCCACCCGAACTTCCTCGACGCCGACGAACCCGCCCACCGCGTCACCGACGCCTACGGCCCACCCAAGACCGCCCGCCTGGCCGCGCTCAAGCGCCGGTACGACCCCACCAACTTCCTCCACCTGAACAAGAACATCCGCCCGTAG
- a CDS encoding peptidase inhibitor family I36 protein, protein MGVTSSTRRMLARCGAVVTAAFLAASVPPAAGAAPGGPTGPLAPRMEQLLAEHPGGVQVSDNALAWDRGRVVLVMPSPGEAVAPRGLGRNPRGRQVRSMGLADLADPSGTRDVHGCPSGATKKDNYCFYGDRDFGGDRWQFAETCADQAGDWGFSRKTSSWVNTDTDKTIVAYDGNTRLWDEPENSVSKYVGATNNDRLTRWDCRGQ, encoded by the coding sequence ATGGGAGTCACATCCAGTACTCGCCGGATGCTCGCGAGGTGCGGTGCCGTCGTCACGGCGGCGTTCCTGGCGGCCTCGGTCCCACCGGCGGCGGGGGCGGCGCCGGGTGGACCGACCGGTCCGCTCGCGCCCAGGATGGAGCAGCTGCTGGCCGAGCACCCCGGTGGTGTCCAGGTCAGTGACAACGCGCTGGCGTGGGACCGCGGCCGGGTCGTGCTCGTCATGCCCTCGCCCGGTGAGGCGGTGGCGCCCAGGGGCCTGGGGCGCAACCCCCGGGGTCGGCAGGTCCGGTCGATGGGCTTGGCGGACCTCGCCGACCCGTCCGGGACGAGGGACGTGCACGGCTGCCCCTCCGGGGCGACGAAGAAGGACAACTACTGCTTCTACGGCGACCGCGACTTCGGCGGTGACCGGTGGCAGTTCGCCGAAACGTGCGCCGACCAGGCCGGCGACTGGGGCTTCTCGCGCAAGACGTCGAGCTGGGTCAACACCGACACCGACAAGACCATCGTCGCGTACGACGGCAACACCCGGTTGTGGGACGAGCCGGAGAACAGCGTCTCCAAGTACGTCGGCGCCACCAACAACGACAGGCTGACGCGGTGGGACTGCCGGGGCCAATAG
- a CDS encoding EF-hand domain-containing protein → MLNELLKRKLAHLFALLDVDDDGTIDRMDYTASADRLVTAFGYAPGSPESELLRSRYDRLWETVTRPMDTDGDDRVDVAEYSSGMDRFVTTSEEGYRTHIAPVADAFYDLMDVDGDGRITRTEYVRMAASAFRLSEEAGNAAFDKLDLDGNGSLERAELHAANEQFFRSAEEDARGNWIFGPIAV, encoded by the coding sequence ATGCTCAACGAACTGCTGAAGCGAAAACTCGCACACCTCTTCGCCCTGCTGGACGTGGACGACGACGGCACGATCGACAGGATGGATTACACGGCGTCCGCCGACCGGCTCGTCACCGCTTTCGGGTACGCGCCGGGCTCGCCCGAGAGCGAACTCCTCCGGAGCCGCTACGACCGGTTGTGGGAGACGGTCACCCGTCCGATGGACACCGACGGTGACGACCGCGTCGACGTGGCCGAGTACTCCTCGGGCATGGACCGGTTCGTGACCACGTCGGAGGAGGGCTACCGCACCCACATCGCACCGGTCGCCGACGCCTTCTACGACCTGATGGACGTCGACGGCGACGGTCGGATCACCAGGACCGAGTACGTGCGCATGGCGGCCAGCGCCTTCCGCCTGTCCGAGGAGGCGGGCAACGCCGCGTTCGACAAGCTCGACCTGGACGGCAACGGCTCGCTCGAGCGCGCCGAACTGCACGCCGCCAACGAGCAGTTCTTCCGCAGCGCGGAGGAGGACGCCAGGGGGAACTGGATCTTCGGACCGATCGCGGTCTGA
- a CDS encoding SDR family oxidoreductase produces the protein MANHVVDGANGFVASHLIGALVARGDSVIALARASEEVVRRKVSDALATLHLNPDLAKKVQFRTFSLGDPALGTAAPDVFAEPCTYWHSAALITFFPRREAELHAVNVVGSANAVTAFTRHAKPGSRYVHVSTAYQNGTTHSRTLEQWPEYGHPSEFRNDYEHSKRAAEVALSQTGLARKSVVLVTRLGVMVGHSGTGRALSDLGLYDFLRVIALFARRTPGERVRFVCHPGAALHLTPVDGTVDRMLALADGPLDRPVRHLVPAVAVPVTDLFAAISAHLPVELVPVTAEDVEAEPFTRFEAIVNMRCKFTSPYLRHEYEFESRADAQPPPVTPRILDLLISWYVREGLPE, from the coding sequence ATGGCTAATCATGTGGTAGACGGCGCGAACGGATTCGTCGCCTCCCATCTCATCGGCGCGCTCGTGGCGCGCGGCGACTCGGTGATCGCTTTGGCGCGGGCCAGTGAGGAGGTGGTCCGCAGGAAGGTCTCCGACGCCTTGGCCACGCTGCACCTGAACCCCGACCTGGCGAAGAAGGTGCAGTTCAGGACGTTCTCGCTGGGCGATCCCGCGCTGGGCACGGCGGCGCCCGACGTGTTCGCCGAGCCTTGCACCTACTGGCACAGCGCAGCCCTGATCACGTTCTTCCCGCGGCGCGAGGCCGAGTTGCACGCCGTCAACGTGGTCGGTTCGGCCAACGCCGTCACCGCGTTCACCAGGCACGCGAAACCCGGGTCGCGTTACGTCCACGTCAGCACGGCTTACCAAAATGGAACCACGCACAGTAGAACGTTGGAGCAATGGCCTGAATACGGTCACCCGTCCGAGTTCAGGAATGACTACGAGCACTCCAAAAGAGCGGCCGAAGTCGCCCTCTCGCAGACCGGGTTAGCACGAAAGAGTGTCGTTTTGGTCACCCGGTTGGGCGTCATGGTCGGTCATTCCGGAACCGGTCGGGCGTTGTCCGACCTCGGGCTCTACGACTTCCTCCGGGTGATCGCGCTGTTCGCGAGGCGCACCCCCGGCGAACGCGTCCGCTTCGTGTGCCACCCGGGGGCGGCGCTGCACCTGACCCCCGTGGACGGCACGGTGGACCGGATGCTGGCGCTGGCGGACGGCCCGCTCGACCGGCCGGTCCGGCACCTCGTGCCCGCCGTCGCCGTGCCGGTGACCGACCTGTTCGCCGCGATCTCCGCCCACCTGCCCGTCGAGCTGGTCCCCGTCACCGCCGAGGACGTCGAGGCCGAGCCCTTCACCAGGTTCGAGGCGATCGTCAACATGCGGTGCAAGTTCACCTCGCCCTACCTGCGCCACGAGTACGAGTTCGAGTCCCGCGCAGACGCCCAGCCGCCACCCGTCACACCCCGGATCCTCGACCTGCTCATCTCCTGGTACGTGCGTGAAGGGCTGCCCGAATGA
- a CDS encoding fatty acyl-AMP ligase → MTDFVTRFRAHPRPDRKVTYLSDGRPATELTHLELDRRARAVAAWLTGSAPEGAPVLLLYPAGLDFLVAFLGCLYARVVAVPAPLPLSGASRADRVDRLLADSGARMVLTDEAHVAALGDLSARTFEETAVPDAGEPPRAPDPDTVAYLQYTSGSTSVPRGVEVTHGNLTHNLEVFGRVSGEVPVRRIGGWLPHHHDMGLVGLQLQALHAGADLVLLSPESVVARPIRWLRAISDHRVDWTVAPDFGYAWATRRIGDEDLAGLDLSCLTMAVSGAEPIRIATLDAFADRFAPVGFRRTALNPGYGLAESTLVVTCTSRGRGPTVRAFAPAPLATGRAVPTSDAGGVPLVGCGEPGDMAVRIVDPVTGSEVDDGTIGEIRVAGPSLAAGYHGDPAATRATFVTGPDGRWLRTGDLGFLLDNQLYVTGRLKEIIIIRGRNLYPQDVEHAAREAHPDAGRGAAFGVRDEESGEHVVLVQELRRASRPDPADFAQVVLDAVTKQFGVPVSIAVVRPNTIRHTTSGKVRRGHMRELFLSGGLPILHRALSPAVAATVAAPEESHV, encoded by the coding sequence ATGACGGACTTCGTCACCCGCTTCCGCGCCCACCCGCGCCCCGACCGGAAGGTCACCTACCTCTCCGACGGGCGTCCGGCGACCGAACTGACCCACCTGGAACTCGACCGGAGGGCCAGGGCCGTGGCGGCCTGGCTGACCGGATCGGCACCGGAGGGCGCGCCGGTGCTGCTGCTCTACCCCGCCGGGCTGGACTTCCTGGTGGCGTTCCTCGGCTGCCTCTACGCGCGCGTCGTGGCGGTGCCCGCGCCCCTGCCCCTGTCGGGCGCCTCGCGGGCGGACCGGGTGGACCGCCTGCTCGCGGACTCGGGTGCGCGGATGGTGCTCACCGACGAGGCGCACGTGGCCGCGCTGGGCGACCTGTCGGCGCGGACCTTCGAGGAGACCGCCGTGCCCGACGCCGGGGAGCCACCGCGGGCGCCGGACCCGGACACCGTCGCCTACCTCCAGTACACCTCCGGGTCGACCAGCGTGCCGCGCGGCGTCGAGGTCACCCACGGCAACCTGACGCACAACCTGGAGGTGTTCGGGAGGGTCAGCGGCGAGGTCCCCGTCCGGCGCATCGGCGGTTGGCTGCCGCACCACCACGACATGGGACTCGTCGGGCTCCAGTTGCAGGCGCTGCACGCGGGAGCCGACCTGGTCCTGCTCTCCCCGGAGTCGGTGGTCGCCCGCCCGATCCGCTGGCTGCGCGCGATCAGCGACCACCGGGTGGACTGGACCGTGGCCCCCGACTTCGGCTACGCGTGGGCGACCCGCCGGATCGGCGACGAGGACCTCGCCGGACTCGACCTGTCCTGCCTGACGATGGCGGTCAGCGGAGCCGAGCCGATCCGGATCGCCACGCTCGACGCGTTCGCCGACCGGTTCGCGCCGGTCGGGTTCCGGCGCACCGCGCTCAACCCGGGCTACGGGCTCGCCGAATCGACTTTGGTGGTCACCTGCACGTCACGGGGCCGCGGGCCGACCGTCCGCGCGTTCGCCCCGGCGCCCCTGGCCACCGGCCGGGCCGTGCCCACGTCGGACGCCGGTGGTGTGCCGCTGGTCGGGTGCGGCGAGCCGGGCGACATGGCGGTGCGGATCGTCGACCCGGTCACCGGCTCCGAGGTGGACGACGGCACGATCGGCGAGATCCGGGTGGCCGGCCCCAGCCTGGCCGCGGGCTACCACGGCGACCCCGCCGCGACGCGCGCCACGTTCGTCACCGGCCCCGACGGCCGGTGGCTGCGGACCGGCGATCTGGGATTCCTCCTCGACAACCAGCTCTACGTCACCGGACGGCTGAAGGAGATCATCATCATCCGCGGCCGCAACCTCTACCCGCAGGACGTCGAGCACGCCGCACGGGAGGCGCATCCCGACGCGGGCCGAGGCGCCGCCTTCGGTGTGCGGGACGAGGAATCCGGCGAGCACGTCGTGCTGGTGCAGGAGCTGCGCCGCGCCTCCCGACCCGACCCGGCCGATTTCGCGCAGGTCGTGCTCGACGCCGTCACCAAGCAGTTCGGCGTGCCCGTGAGCATCGCGGTCGTCCGCCCGAACACCATCCGCCACACCACGAGCGGCAAGGTGCGCCGAGGGCACATGCGTGAGCTGTTCCTCTCCGGCGGACTGCCGATCCTGCACCGCGCGCTGTCCCCCGCGGTCGCCGCCACCGTCGCCGCTCCGGAGGAGAGCCATGTCTGA
- a CDS encoding acyl carrier protein yields MSDDTLRAWLVDTVAGYLKLPPSQVGTDVTLRSLGLDSVHAMALCVDIEDRWGVLVEPTLAWDFPTIDTIVTHLAPLTSGE; encoded by the coding sequence ATGTCTGACGACACGTTGCGGGCCTGGCTCGTCGACACAGTGGCGGGCTACCTCAAGCTGCCGCCGTCCCAGGTCGGCACCGACGTGACCCTGCGCTCCCTCGGCCTCGACTCCGTGCACGCCATGGCGTTGTGCGTCGACATCGAGGATCGCTGGGGCGTCCTCGTGGAACCCACACTCGCCTGGGACTTCCCCACCATCGACACCATCGTGACCCACCTCGCCCCGCTGACGAGCGGCGAGTGA